From a region of the Trichocoleus sp. genome:
- a CDS encoding photosystem II q(b) protein: LFSAMHGSLVTSSLVRETTETESQNYGYKFGQEEETYNIVAAHGYFGRLIFQYASFNNSRSLHFFLGAWPVIGIWFTALGISTMAFNLNGFNFNQSILDSQGRVVSTWADVLNRANLGMEVMHERNAHNFPLDLAAGEATPVALTAPAING, translated from the coding sequence TTTGTTCAGTGCCATGCACGGTTCACTGGTGACCTCCTCGCTGGTGCGTGAGACAACCGAGACCGAGTCACAGAACTACGGTTACAAGTTCGGGCAAGAGGAAGAGACGTACAACATCGTGGCAGCACACGGCTACTTTGGTCGGTTGATCTTCCAATACGCCTCCTTCAACAACTCGCGCTCCTTGCACTTCTTCTTGGGAGCATGGCCAGTGATTGGGATTTGGTTCACAGCGCTGGGCATCAGCACGATGGCGTTCAACCTGAACGGGTTCAACTTCAACCAGTCGATTCTGGATTCACAGGGACGAGTGGTGAGCACCTGGGCAGACGTGTTGAACCGGGCGAACCTGGGGATGGAAGTGATGCATGAGCGGAATGCGCACAACTTCCCGCTTGACCTGGCTGCAGGTGAAGCTACGCCTGTTGCTCTGACTGCTCCTGC